The following are encoded together in the Streptomyces sp. NBC_00341 genome:
- a CDS encoding oxidoreductase — MTEPHDGDFPDDLSAAELGMWQSFRNGTTYDLRARDAALNDPFAPLAWGLERSVDARVVARLLLSGPKARPGRVAALKLRGVRITGKLDLAGGRVEPYVELTDCRFEQEVVLPECHFTTLRMVGCAIPRLDAARLHTEGDLHLPRCRVERGIRLTDAQIGTDLLINQIDIGPDRQGRAFIGDGLTVAQDLQAEMIETLGELSLRGAKVGGSLSLRGSRLRATQGLRALNAPQLSVERTLYMSEAWVSVDTGNQGNTPPYGITLSPTPAHGTRAQVFRCRGGVRLDDGRFGDAVDLHKAVFVLVGHEELSLRRIVAPELRFNPERPSQGRVVLNGAKIVTLIDVSTSWPGPGGLAMGGFVYENLVPYGHFPLSRRLEWVAAATPEYVPEPYERLAAVLRNSGEDADAREVLLAKQRRRRETLPPAAKLWGYLQDWTVAYGYRPGRAAVWMAVLWAAGAVAFSRYHPASLKGSEHPEWNPALYALDLLVPVINLGQDGYWLMEGGWQWVAAALILLGWILATTVAAGASRLLSRN; from the coding sequence GTGACCGAACCGCATGACGGGGATTTTCCGGACGACCTCAGCGCTGCCGAGCTGGGCATGTGGCAGTCGTTCAGGAACGGGACCACCTACGATCTGCGCGCCCGTGACGCGGCCCTCAACGATCCGTTCGCCCCGCTCGCCTGGGGCCTGGAGCGCAGTGTGGACGCCCGGGTCGTCGCCCGGCTGCTGCTGAGCGGCCCCAAGGCCAGGCCCGGCCGGGTGGCCGCGCTGAAGCTACGGGGCGTACGGATCACCGGGAAGCTGGATCTCGCGGGCGGCCGGGTGGAGCCGTACGTGGAGCTGACCGACTGCCGATTCGAGCAGGAAGTGGTGCTCCCCGAGTGCCACTTCACGACCCTGCGGATGGTCGGGTGCGCGATCCCCCGGCTGGACGCGGCCCGGCTGCACACCGAGGGCGACCTCCATCTGCCGCGCTGCCGGGTCGAGCGCGGCATCCGGCTCACGGACGCGCAGATCGGCACGGATCTGCTGATCAACCAGATCGACATCGGCCCCGACCGGCAGGGCCGGGCGTTCATCGGTGACGGGCTCACCGTCGCCCAGGACCTCCAGGCCGAGATGATCGAGACGCTCGGCGAGCTGAGCCTGCGCGGGGCGAAGGTGGGCGGTTCGCTGAGTCTGCGCGGCAGCCGGCTCCGGGCCACGCAAGGGCTCCGCGCGCTGAACGCCCCGCAGCTCAGCGTGGAGCGGACGCTGTACATGAGCGAGGCCTGGGTCAGCGTCGACACCGGGAACCAGGGCAACACTCCCCCGTACGGCATCACCCTGTCCCCGACGCCCGCGCACGGCACCCGTGCGCAGGTCTTCCGGTGCCGCGGCGGGGTGCGGCTGGACGACGGGCGGTTCGGGGACGCCGTCGACCTGCACAAGGCCGTCTTCGTCCTGGTGGGCCACGAGGAGCTGTCGCTGCGCCGGATAGTCGCTCCGGAGCTGAGGTTCAACCCGGAGCGCCCGTCCCAGGGCCGGGTGGTGCTCAACGGGGCGAAGATCGTCACGCTGATCGACGTGTCGACCAGCTGGCCCGGTCCGGGCGGCCTGGCGATGGGCGGGTTCGTGTACGAGAACCTCGTCCCGTACGGGCACTTCCCGCTCTCCCGGCGTCTGGAGTGGGTGGCGGCGGCGACCCCCGAGTACGTGCCGGAGCCGTACGAGCGGCTGGCCGCGGTGCTCCGCAACAGCGGCGAGGACGCGGACGCCCGCGAGGTGCTGCTCGCCAAGCAGCGGCGGCGCCGGGAGACCCTGCCGCCCGCCGCGAAGCTCTGGGGCTACCTCCAGGACTGGACGGTGGCGTACGGCTACCGGCCGGGGCGGGCCGCGGTGTGGATGGCGGTGCTGTGGGCGGCGGGAGCGGTGGCCTTCTCGCGCTACCACCCGGCGTCGCTCAAGGGGAGCGAGCATCCGGAGTGGAACCCGGCCCTGTACGCGCTGGACCTGCTGGTGCCGGTGATCAATCTCGGCCAGGACGGCTACTGGCTGATGGAGGGCGGCTGGCAGTGGGTGGCGGCCGCGCTGATCCTGCTGGGTTGGATACTGGCCACCACCGTCGCGGCCGGGGCCTCCCGGCTGCTGAGCAGAAACTGA